A single Populus alba chromosome 7, ASM523922v2, whole genome shotgun sequence DNA region contains:
- the LOC118047852 gene encoding uncharacterized protein: MSLPNPHPPRPPPPSPPEEQVEYRPPIRKQQQNHRLLGPSPLYKQHSWSPDIDRDEAWLRRKGNHKKKKSKSVTDEDLDELKGCIELGFGFDSPEVDQRLSDTFPALELYYAVNKNYYDHSASKPVVTATPSSSTASDCDSPSPLGSPHTILGPGENPQTVKTRLRQWAQVVACSVRQSSSSS; this comes from the exons ATGTCGCTCCCCAACCCCCACCCGCCtcgaccaccaccaccatcgcCGCCAGAAGAACAGGTAGAATATCGACCACCCATacgaaaacaacaacaaaatcaccgACTACTAGGACCGTCTCCACTTTACAAACAACATTCatggtcacctgatattgacaGGGATGAGGCATGGCTAAGGAGGAAAGGAAaccataagaaaaagaaaagcaaaagcgTTACTGATGAAGATCTTGATGAGCTTAAAGGTTGTATTGAGTTAGGTTTTGGGTTTGACTCTCCAGAAGTGGATCAACGTTTGTCTGATACTTTTCCTGCTTTGGAACTTTATTATGCTGTTAACAAAAACTACTATGATCATTCCGCATCCAAGCCTGTCGTCACTGCTACGCCGTCTTCGTCCACGGCGTCTGATTGTGACTCACCGTCTCCCCTAGGTAGCCCTCACACCATTTTGGGTCCAG GTGAAAATCCACAGACGGTGAAGACGAGATTAAGGCAGTGGGCACAGGTGGTTGCCTGTTCCGTGCGGCAAAGTTCAAGTTCAAGCTGA